In Fusarium fujikuroi IMI 58289 draft genome, chromosome FFUJ_chr02, the genomic stretch AACGGCCCTGTCGAGGAGGCTTTCAAGTACCTGGATGTTTCACACCCCACCGTCCAGAACATCAAGGAGTTTTATCATATCTCTAAGCGCTTCCCCGACGATCGGTACATGGTCCGAAACGAGATGGGTGAGCCTGCCAAGGCCATCTATTACACCAGCGCACTTCTCCGCGATATCCTTATCGAGAACGAGGGCCGTGGCATCAAGTTCATCCATGGTGGTGTCCGCATGTATATGAAGCAGGACGCCCCCTCTGCTGATGTCTGCAGATGGCGTATCCAGGCTGAGGGTATGCCCATCCTCCAGGGTTACGTCGGTGAGCCCCGCGTTGTGCACCTCCACAACAAGGAGACCTTCCGCAAGCTTCTCATCGAGATGTTCCCTCGCATCAACGATGGCAAGTACGAGCGCTTCGACGAGATCGGCGAGCGTGTCCGAGATATCGGCATGGGTTGCGCTGTTCTCCGCGTTGAGCCTGACGGTACAGACCCCGACTTTAGAGAGCGCATGGCTCTCCCTCTCTGGAAGAGCATCCACTCCCTCAACCTTATGCTTCCTAAGGAGGATCGATCTGCTATGCTACTACGCATCTTTAACGATACATCCCCGCTCATCAACATAGCTGCGCAGAAGAACCAGAAGGCtgttcaagaagccaaggaggctgaggctggtgatgataCCAAGGAGGAAGTGGATGTCGCGGATCTTCCCTCGCCCGAGGAGCCAGCCACGGAGCCAGtagaggctgaggaggagaagatggaaacGGCTTAAAAATGGGTCAATGTACAATTGCTTTATATTGTTTTGGTGTTACCATAGTTTGAATCATGGTCAGGGATGAAATGTTAATACAGAATGGTATAATACAAGGTGTCTCCAAACTTTGTCTACTCGTCTAGTAATCCCACAGTCCAGTGTACAATTCTATCTACGCCCTGGCCATTAATTGCGCTCACCGGGATAACAGCACAGTCTTTTGTCCAAGCATCCGCTACTCCGCTTGGATGCGGTTTTTCGCCTTTTGTGACACTATCAAGGTATTGTTTTAATTCCTTGAAGTTTTCTTGTGTCTCTGGCAAGTCAGCCTTGGTTGCAACGACAAACCACGGCTTTCCAGCAATTTGTAGTCCTGGCCTTGAACTgaaatcttcttcatcgttcGCCATACCTGGGGACAGATTCATAGGACCGTCCATATCCGACGTGACATCCCAGTCAATGTGTGACTCGATTGCGCGatcggcctcttcttcatcacgcATTTGTGCGTATAATCCAACCTCACGCCACAGTGATTCCAAAGCCTTGACTGCATTACCAGCAGACAGATCAATGACGAAAGCGAGTACACCAGCACGTTCGACATGGCGCAGAAAAGCAATCCCTAGACCACGGTCAAGATGCGCACCTTCGATCAAACCGGGAATGTCAGCAATCGTGAATCGGGTGCGTGGTTCAGTGTCGACTGCTTCGGGCAGACCCAGTTGAGCAGGATATCGGCGGAAACTCTTGATTACTGGCCGACCAGAATACTTATCAAGAACAACCGTGCCGATATTGGGCTGCAGCGTTGTAAAGGCCCAGTTGCCCACTCTGGTACGGCTGTTTGTGATGGCACGCAGGAGGGTACTTTTTCCAGCATTGGGAAGGCCGACGAGGCCTACGTCAgcaaggagcttgagctcaagctcaatctTCATGGTAACAGCCTCTTCGCCTTTAGTAGCAAACATGGGCCGAGGATGCGCCCTAGATGTGAAGTGGGGGTTTCCCAAGCCACCGATACCTCCAGTTGCAAGAAGGATTGGCTTTGGGGTAGGGCGAGATAAGTCAAGATGGATGGTGGGAGGCGGTTGTTTCAGAAGTCGAGTTCGTTTAGGCAATCGAGGAAAGACGGTTTGTTTGATGTCAGTCTTAGACAGTCCGGGATATAAAAGCCACTTGCGACGCTCAGGATCCTGATCACCGTCctcattctcctcttcgacctgttcctcctcctcctcttcttcgtaACCCTCTTCGTTCTCTTCTTGCCTCTGCTTCCGCTCTAGAGCAGCCATACGTtcctcctttctcttttgtttctgctgAGCGTGCCACAAGCGCATATCCATCTCTTCGTCGAGCACCGGATTCTCACGCTCTGTTTCACGGACCACTGTTCCCACAGGCACAGTTATAATGATATCCTCTCCTCGTGTTCCACTCTTTGCGCTTCCCTGTCCATGCTTGCCTCGGCCGGCTCGAACGAATCGCTTGCGCGCCAACTTGTGCAGTGAGGTTTCGCCATGCGCTGCTTGAATGTAGACATTGCCGCCGTGACCACCATCGCCACCATTGGGGGGGCCCTCAGCAAGGTATGCTTCTCGCAAAAAAGAAATACAGCCGTTTCCACCTCTACCAGCATAGAGAGTTAAAAAGGCTTTGTCCGAGAAACTGGGAGACGCATAGTCATCCGGAGCAGGGTTTAGTCGGGACTCTGGGAGGTCGTTTATGGTGGAGTTGTAGCGACGTCGTTGGAGAGCTGCTGTGCTGGCGAGAGTGTGTCTTGACAGGAATATCGAAGGGTAGAGGAATGGTAGGAGGGTCGAAGACATAGCCGGGCACCGCGGAGCCATAATTAAAGACTTGTGCGACAATTCTGGTGTAGAATTGAAGCTGTTATGTTGAATATCTTTTGATCACATCTTGCCTTGAGCTTAGTCGAAATTTTGGGGTTGCTGATTAGATAAGGTCCCTCCATGAGCTTTTGATTTAAACATGACAGAGCAGACGATGATGTGAAAATACAAGTACAATTTCTTGAATTGATTAGGCAAGGCTAGAGTTTCTGTGCAATTATGTTAGTAGGTATACTTCCGGGCATTGATTTCTCTCAGGTATTTTTGATCTCAGCCAGCTTTGGATCTCAACATAAAGTGGTTTTCGTATAAGTCCTAAAAGGGAAAGAGGACTTCAGTGCAGAGCAACCTACCACCAACCGACAAGGCAACCGCCGTCTTGGATCCATGCCTCAGGTCTCAGCTAGGACTAACGAAAGAAGGCGGTGCTAAGAGTTTCAAggcctctctctctctctctcctcatCTGATTTCTCCTTTCTGATACTCACTTCGTGATACCTTCAATCTCGTGCCATATCGATATCTCTCCTCCGACATATCGCAGCAAGTTGCCACTAGGCCATCTCCGTATCACACTCACGGCCCTCACTCCCGGCGCTCAATAAACGAAACGCCCACCAACGCGCTTCAACAGTGCGGGCGTGCGATTTCCAACATACTACCTAATTTCTAATAATCACACTCAAGATTACCGATAACAAAGCCAACGTTTTGAACCATTCTCAACTCTCCATCGACGATGCTCCCCTGTCTGTTCGTCTCGCCTCGCCCCGACCGGATCCTGCAGCTCACCTAGAATGGCTCGTTGCTGGCGTCCATTGCTATTTGACCAGCATTGGGCTAGCCCCAGCTTGCCGAGCTTAACAACAAACGCCAGCTGACGCCAAAATGCGGTGAATCGGTGTTACAGCAATGGATAAAGCCAGCAGAGCCTCTTGTATGTCTGTGGTCAGCCTTTCAGTGTTCCCTTGCCATCTTCCTTACTACTAGGGCTCTTAACGACTGACCTTGCCTTCATTCGTCGACTCTTGATAGATGCTCACTGGCTTACCACCGTCAACCCAACCGATGACCCCATTTGTCACACCTGGCTCTCTTGCATTCTTTGAACTTCGCCAGTCGATCCAGCTCCAGTCTCTTGTGCAATACAATATCTCACGTCAAGCCTCGCATAATTTTTCTCGGTCAACTCTCGTCTTGACTCTTCGTCGAAGTCCCACTCACCCCTCCATCTGGTGTACTATCTACTGCTTGTCAACACCACCCTTCCTAGCAGAAAGCACATGAGCCGCACAATCACCCAACGACAGTTCGCCGCCATCGACCCCTCCCTTGTAGCAGTTCGAAGCCATTGGGCCAGCCTGCATACGATCCGTGGTCCCGCATTCGAGCCACGACTGTAGACGTGGTCGGCCTGCTCTCATTCGATCTCTCCACATAGCTTCCTTCGCTTCCCCACGCGACTTCTTCCACCTCGCTCTTCAGTTTCTCCCTCCATTTCCAGCTTGAGCCCCGAGAGCTGCTGGTGCTTGCAGTGCAGCATACATACGGCTCCAGCGAAACAGAAGCTCGTCTTCCCAAGCTGGTTCTCGACGGGCAAACCAGACCATTTTGCAACCCAGTGTCGTTATCTCCTTACCGCCACGCCGTCAATCGACTTTAACACGGCTCGTGCCTTTTAGCTAGGTCCGTTTTAACTTCTCTCTGTCATCCTTATCCCTACCTCCTACCTCCTTCCCcatttcttgtcttctcattcttcaaTCCCACTGTTGCTGGTCTTCTCTCCCGCACATACAACCCTATGAAAGACGTCTGCGGGGTTGGAGGGGGATCTCACGTTGTTGTTATGACTTGACCGTAGATGAATATTGTTTTTCTGGCCATCTCTTGCACTACGCTCACCCACTCTAATTCGGTGTAAACCAATTCGCCTGATTTCACAGCTAAGATGTTTCCCAGAAGTTATCCCTACAGTGGCAAGTCTATTTTCAGGATGGATCCTGATTGCGCGATATGCCACGCTCCGGCCAATATGGCGTGCGAGTGTGAGGCTAAGGGCCTTGACGTTGCTGTCAAACAAGCCGAGGATCGCATGATGCGGTCGATATACAATGAAATACGGTACATAACTTTGCCCTTCCCTTACGCCACGAAGCAGTTCTGACTATCAATTCATAGTTCCTGGGTCCGAGGACATGCACAAGACTACATACTTGAATACTTCCGCCTCCTAACTGATCAACGAAAAACTGCCCATGCTGCGCATATGGACCGAATTACTGCCCACGCCTATCACTACTACCACGCACCGCCTCATCCGACACAAGTTGCTGAAGCGCAAGCGTCCCTCAAACGCGGCATTGACGAAGACTGGCAAGCGAGCGTACAGCGGTATCCTGAAGTTTTGGAATATTTCTTTGGACTTGTTGAACTCACATTACCGGCGGAGGATGAGCCGGCTGTAAAGGATCCGCCATTGGGTTCGTTATCAAACTCGCGAAAAGTGAATCGGCGAAGCGGTACTGCCCCTCCCGGTGCCTCTGCTGTAGTAGCACCTCCAGGATATCGTGGTGATCCAGGCCAGATGCACCCACAGGAGCCTCCCATGCCCAGACCCGATCGCCGAACTCCCGGCCCTCAAATGAGGCGGCCTAACTTTGGGGCTATCCCGCCGCCAATGCCGGGTGCCTATAATTTCCCTCCTCCATATTAAGCGACTACAAATGGCCAATACGTTAATTGTGAGCATCTATCCAGGTGCTGAGTATGCTACAAAAATCCATATTACGATTTCTACGAACATCACGACCATTGCATAATTGGGGCATGGAGAACTACCGGCCTAGCAGACCACGGTGGCACCATTACTGGGGGTTTTGAAGTTTGGGCTGACAATGCCATTTGTGTTTGAGTAGAAGCTTTCCCGTCGGGCATATTTTCATTGGAGTAACTGGGGTTAACAAAGTTTGGCGATTTTGTTCTGTATCTGAAATTACAAATACCACGCCACTGAAGGCAAAATTATGAACGACACCACAACTTCCTTTGCCCTTTTGATATGCATCATGGCGAACAAAGCCATATCTTGATTGGACGTGTGGGAGACGGTGCGAAAGAGGGGCACGCATCCGAAGCAGTCAAGGTCATGGCGATAGGTCGAAGGGTGTGAGCTAGGTTATGCAAGCTCATGTCGGCGTTTTCAACACATCATCTGCTGCAGTAAGACGACACTCTACTGTGCATACATCGTTACATGACCAGGTCTTGGGCGAATGCATACACGCATGCACGCAACAGGAAAAACAAGCAGAAAAGTGTAGACCTAAAGGGGCCCAGCAATATATGCCCGACCCCAGGCTCAGCCCAACTAAAACTTCGATGCAGGTTTACATGAgctcatcatgtctgagCAAATCTGTCAATGAGCGGCAATAAGCAATTGACCCGACCCTACCTAGGGTTTAGATCTACAGGGAACCCGATAACCGAGTCTCATGTCACGTAACTCTAAATAAGAAAAGATGCAATGCATCACGAGATTGAACCAACTTTTTGTCATTTTCCTTGCGCAtgactttaataagaaactGCGCCTAATTACAAAAACAGCACAAAAAAGCGCTTTTTAGATTCGAGCATGTGGCGTTGAAAGAGGGGGAGAAGGGATGTATGAAGCAGGAAGTAACTCAGGCAATAAAGTTGGTGGGCAAGACAACTTTGAATAACGTTTGATATAAGCTCAACGTTTGATTCGGTATGCCGAGTGGGCGCCGGAGGGATCCAACGAATTTCGGAA encodes the following:
- a CDS encoding related to GTP-binding protein OBG, which translates into the protein MSSTLLPFLYPSIFLSRHTLASTAALQRRRYNSTINDLPESRLNPAPDDYASPSFSDKAFLTLYAGRGGNGCISFLREAYLAEGPPNGGDGGHGGNVYIQAAHGETSLHKLARKRFVRAGRGKHGQGSAKSGTRGEDIIITVPVGTVVRETERENPVLDEEMDMRLWHAQQKQKRKEERMAALERKQRQEENEEGYEEEEEEEQVEEENEDGDQDPERRKWLLYPGLSKTDIKQTVFPRLPKRTRLLKQPPPTIHLDLSRPTPKPILLATGGIGGLGNPHFTSRAHPRPMFATKGEEAVTMKIELELKLLADVGLVGLPNAGKSTLLRAITNSRTRVGNWAFTTLQPNIGTVVLDKYSGRPVIKSFRRYPAQLGLPEAVDTEPRTRFTIADIPGLIEGAHLDRGLGIAFLRHVERAGVLAFVIDLSAGNAVKALESLWREVGLYAQMRDEEEADRAIESHIDWDVTSDMDGPMNLSPGMANDEEDFSSRPGLQIAGKPWFVVATKADLPETQENFKELKQYLDSVTKGEKPHPSGVADAWTKDCAVIPVSAINGQGVDRIVHWTVGLLDE